One genomic window of Desulfuromonas sp. AOP6 includes the following:
- a CDS encoding response regulator transcription factor: MSPLHLLIVDQHPVVGAGLELLLEDYTDVEVSATAAAGITGLHLLRELAIDVVVMDLHLPDMAGVEAIRLYQETRKDLPIVIFTEKSEEVSIYRALKAGARGYLLKCAQASELVAAIHEVHGGGYALSAALNPSIIRFYLAHRDEEGDPLGKYQALSDREKQVFRLLAMGRQTAHISEILYISPKTVAKHRAAIKKKLNLENSAQMAQYAIQLGVISIQ; the protein is encoded by the coding sequence TTGAGCCCGTTACATCTTCTGATTGTCGATCAGCACCCCGTCGTGGGCGCTGGTCTTGAGCTGCTACTTGAGGATTACACCGACGTCGAGGTCTCAGCGACTGCGGCTGCCGGAATAACCGGCCTTCATTTGCTCCGCGAACTGGCTATCGATGTGGTTGTCATGGATCTGCACCTGCCGGACATGGCCGGTGTGGAGGCAATCCGTCTCTACCAGGAGACGCGAAAAGACCTGCCGATAGTCATTTTCACGGAGAAGAGCGAAGAAGTCTCCATATATCGCGCCTTAAAAGCAGGCGCGCGCGGATATCTTCTTAAATGTGCCCAGGCTTCCGAACTGGTCGCCGCTATCCATGAGGTGCATGGAGGCGGCTATGCGTTGAGTGCGGCCCTGAATCCCTCTATTATCCGTTTTTATTTGGCCCATCGGGATGAGGAGGGCGACCCTTTAGGCAAGTATCAGGCCTTAAGTGACCGCGAAAAACAGGTTTTTCGATTGCTGGCCATGGGGCGCCAAACGGCTCATATTTCAGAGATTTTATATATCAGTCCGAAAACCGTCGCCAAGCACCGTGCGGCGATCAAGAAAAAACTGAACC
- a CDS encoding GAF domain-containing protein, whose protein sequence is MKIRLGELLIEEKLLTASQLEEGLRNQVLYGGRLGTNLLELGFLKEEDIARVLSKKLGVPTIEPEELDHAVFTILQLIPARVAEKYSVIPIRLENNRLILAMADPSNFTAIDEIAFNTGYIVQPVVAPELHIVKALDRYYSIQPKERFVRSLADKNKGIAATPPSLPEDDELWDIPESSTEGATPSKKPAPAGEKQVPPAEPTRQELQPEEEPEEIEPYTLGSVAEQLAECGDREEIADILVEYLGGEFDCCALFLLRNDNAYGWKACVGGRPVPGFDTLCVPLDEPSILKTIHDSHSYYLGPVPRAPFNSLLLKELGNRVPSAVLLAPLIVHGRLIGTLFVTSEREVDEKWILELQQLNIKAAMAFEVLILKSKIRMM, encoded by the coding sequence ATGAAAATTCGTCTCGGAGAATTGCTGATCGAAGAAAAGCTGCTGACAGCCTCGCAACTTGAAGAAGGACTGCGAAATCAAGTTCTCTATGGCGGTCGCCTGGGCACCAACCTGCTGGAGCTCGGCTTTCTCAAAGAGGAGGACATCGCCAGGGTTCTCAGCAAAAAGCTCGGGGTGCCCACGATAGAGCCCGAGGAGCTGGACCACGCCGTCTTCACCATTCTCCAGCTCATCCCGGCGCGCGTGGCCGAAAAATACAGTGTCATTCCCATTCGCCTCGAAAACAATCGCCTGATACTGGCCATGGCCGATCCCTCCAATTTTACGGCCATTGATGAGATTGCCTTTAATACCGGCTATATTGTTCAGCCTGTCGTCGCTCCCGAACTTCACATCGTCAAAGCGCTGGATCGCTATTACAGCATCCAGCCCAAAGAACGTTTCGTTCGCTCCCTCGCTGACAAAAACAAGGGGATAGCCGCCACCCCGCCGTCTCTCCCTGAAGATGACGAGCTTTGGGATATTCCTGAATCCTCTACCGAAGGGGCGACACCTTCAAAAAAACCGGCTCCCGCTGGCGAAAAACAGGTTCCTCCAGCCGAGCCAACCCGGCAGGAACTTCAGCCTGAAGAAGAACCGGAGGAGATTGAACCCTACACCCTGGGTTCGGTGGCCGAGCAACTGGCCGAGTGCGGCGACCGCGAAGAGATCGCTGATATCCTGGTTGAATATCTCGGTGGCGAATTCGACTGCTGCGCCCTCTTTCTACTGCGCAATGACAATGCCTACGGCTGGAAGGCCTGCGTCGGCGGCCGCCCGGTGCCAGGCTTCGACACGCTCTGCGTGCCTCTCGATGAGCCCTCCATTCTCAAGACCATCCACGACAGCCACAGCTATTACCTTGGGCCCGTGCCCCGTGCGCCCTTCAATTCCCTCCTGCTCAAGGAACTGGGCAATCGTGTCCCCTCCGCTGTGCTGCTCGCGCCCCTCATCGTTCATGGCCGCCTGATCGGGACCCTGTTTGTCACCAGTGAACGGGAAGTGGATGAAAAATGGATTCTTGAACTGCAGCAGCTCAATATCAAGGCCGCCATGGCTTTTGAGGTACTCATCCTCAAAAGCAAGATCAGGATGATGTGA
- a CDS encoding M20/M25/M40 family metallo-hydrolase, with the protein MINQQRLADEFARLASISSPSFREGAISRYLSERLRLLGAEVRDDGAGPKVGSESGNLIAFFPARGKETEPLMLSVHMDTVEPAEGVQPVLKDGVFTSAGETVLGADDKAGIAEIVEAIQVLQERNIPYGPLEVVITVCEEVGLLGAKNLDFGLIRSRRGLALDTSGVDLAIHRAPCANKIRFEVRGREAHAGIAPEMGLSAIAVAARAIDRMRLGRIDEETTANMGTIRGGQATNIVPRSVVLEGEARSHSRPKLEQQTAHMIDCFKEAARELTRDIGGSPVCAEVVTEVMSDYPLMAVPRDASIVQLVEAASIALGRTIEVKGAGGGSDANIFNGKGIETIILGTGMSNVHSVDEFVRVEDMVRVSELLVEIIRQA; encoded by the coding sequence ATGATCAATCAACAACGGCTTGCTGACGAATTTGCCCGACTGGCCTCCATCTCCAGCCCCTCCTTCCGGGAAGGGGCGATCTCCCGCTACCTGAGCGAGCGCCTGCGCCTGCTTGGCGCCGAGGTGCGCGATGATGGCGCCGGGCCGAAGGTGGGGAGTGAAAGCGGCAATCTCATCGCCTTTTTTCCCGCCCGCGGCAAAGAGACCGAGCCGCTGATGCTGTCGGTACATATGGATACGGTGGAACCGGCCGAGGGGGTGCAGCCTGTCCTTAAGGATGGCGTATTCACCAGCGCCGGCGAGACAGTACTCGGGGCCGACGACAAGGCAGGCATCGCCGAAATAGTGGAGGCGATTCAGGTGCTGCAGGAAAGGAATATTCCCTATGGTCCGCTGGAGGTGGTGATCACTGTCTGTGAGGAAGTGGGACTGCTCGGCGCCAAAAATCTGGACTTTGGCCTGATCCGTTCCCGCCGGGGTCTGGCCCTTGATACCTCCGGGGTCGATCTGGCTATTCATCGCGCCCCCTGCGCCAATAAAATCCGTTTTGAGGTGCGCGGTCGTGAAGCCCATGCCGGCATTGCGCCGGAGATGGGACTCTCCGCCATCGCCGTGGCCGCGCGGGCGATCGATCGCATGCGCCTGGGCCGCATCGATGAGGAGACGACGGCCAACATGGGGACGATCCGCGGCGGGCAGGCCACCAACATCGTGCCCCGCAGCGTCGTGCTCGAAGGGGAGGCCCGCAGTCACAGCCGCCCGAAGCTGGAGCAGCAGACGGCCCACATGATCGACTGTTTCAAAGAAGCGGCCCGGGAGCTGACCCGTGACATTGGCGGCAGCCCGGTCTGCGCCGAGGTCGTCACGGAAGTGATGTCCGACTATCCGCTCATGGCGGTGCCACGGGACGCGAGCATCGTGCAGCTGGTCGAGGCCGCCAGCATCGCTTTGGGGCGTACTATCGAAGTGAAAGGTGCCGGCGGCGGCAGCGATGCCAATATCTTCAATGGCAAGGGGATCGAAACGATCATTCTCGGTACCGGCATGAGCAACGTGCATTCGGTCGACGAGTTCGTGCGGGTCGAGGATATGGTCCGCGTCAGCGAACTGCTGGTTGAAATCATCCGCCAGGCCTAG
- a CDS encoding M23 family metallopeptidase, with protein MNRDFNPPKSYQRSRANKRPRFFWVLLLAGLVLTPLLLINRPTVSPLEAHTNTDQEITTPTFPEITKEVIEGTVRPGDSVTTLLGEHLSPAEILHLDRRCRDIFPLSKICVEQPYKLILRDGAFESFEYEINADDQLLVRRAEDSFDVARVPIEYTVRIERVGGIITSSLFEAVTDSGEGPELAMTLADIFAWDIDFILDIREGDSFQAILEKRFREGSFAGYGRVLAAQFTNQGNLFQAFLFQDGQQNPSYYDAEGKSVRKAFLKAPLSFSRISSGFSMKRFHPITKTWKSHPAIDYAAPVGTPIKSVGDGTIIAKGYTRANGNYIKIRHNGSYESIYLHMNGFARGMRNGRHVSQGQVIGYVGSTGLATGPHLCFRMRKNGAPINPARIKAPASAPVSAENMAQFQALIAPHLASFQNRDISTGSKMAAAAQDTTESERN; from the coding sequence GTGAACCGCGACTTTAATCCCCCCAAAAGTTATCAACGCAGCCGCGCCAATAAACGACCCCGTTTTTTCTGGGTGCTGCTGCTGGCCGGCTTGGTGCTGACACCTCTGCTGCTGATAAACCGCCCCACCGTTTCGCCCCTTGAAGCCCACACGAACACGGACCAGGAAATCACCACGCCGACCTTCCCCGAAATCACCAAGGAAGTGATCGAAGGAACTGTTCGCCCCGGCGATTCCGTCACCACCCTGCTGGGCGAGCACCTCTCCCCGGCAGAGATTCTCCATCTCGACCGCCGCTGCCGTGACATCTTCCCCCTGTCGAAAATCTGCGTCGAACAACCCTACAAACTCATCTTGCGCGACGGAGCCTTCGAATCCTTTGAGTACGAGATCAACGCCGACGACCAGCTCCTGGTGCGCCGGGCCGAGGACAGCTTTGACGTAGCGCGCGTTCCTATTGAATACACCGTACGCATCGAACGCGTCGGCGGCATCATCACCTCCAGCCTCTTCGAGGCGGTTACTGACAGCGGCGAAGGGCCAGAACTGGCCATGACCCTGGCCGACATCTTTGCCTGGGACATCGACTTCATCCTCGACATCCGCGAAGGGGACAGCTTTCAGGCCATCCTCGAAAAACGCTTCCGCGAAGGCAGCTTTGCCGGTTACGGCCGCGTGCTGGCGGCGCAGTTCACCAACCAGGGCAACCTCTTCCAGGCCTTCCTCTTTCAGGACGGTCAACAGAATCCGTCCTACTACGACGCCGAGGGCAAAAGCGTACGCAAGGCCTTCCTCAAAGCGCCCCTGTCCTTTTCCCGCATCTCCTCGGGCTTTTCCATGAAGCGGTTCCACCCCATTACCAAAACCTGGAAATCCCATCCGGCCATCGACTATGCCGCCCCCGTCGGAACTCCCATCAAAAGTGTCGGCGACGGCACCATCATCGCCAAGGGCTACACCCGGGCAAACGGCAATTACATCAAAATCCGCCACAACGGCTCATACGAAAGTATCTACCTGCACATGAATGGCTTCGCCCGCGGCATGCGCAACGGGCGGCATGTCAGCCAGGGACAGGTCATCGGCTACGTCGGCAGCACTGGCCTGGCCACCGGCCCCCATCTGTGCTTCCGCATGCGCAAGAACGGGGCGCCCATCAACCCGGCCCGCATCAAGGCCCCGGCCTCGGCGCCTGTCTCTGCCGAGAACATGGCGCAATTCCAGGCGTTGATCGCCCCGCACCTGGCCTCTTTTCAGAACAGGGATATTTCCACGGGATCAAAAATGGCAGCAGCCGCGCAAGACACGACAGAATCTGAACGCAACTGA
- the hrpB gene encoding ATP-dependent helicase HrpB yields the protein MSTSLPVDSLLPDLRRALRDAGAVVLQAPPGAGKTTRVPPALLDEPWLQGRRILMLEPRRLAATNAARYMASRQGEEVGKTVGYTIRFDRKVTAQTRIEVVTEGILTRRLQSDPLLEDVGLIIFDEFHERNLHSDLALALCRDAQMGLRDDLKILVMSATLDAGPVAGLLGGAPLLTSEGRSYPVDVRYLPRTPQGAVADYTVAAVRRALSETAGDVLVFLPGAREIRRCQQRLQADGSLAAVEICPLYAGLPFAAQEKAILPGKGRRVVLATNIAETSLTIEGVRVVVDSGLERRPRFDAAAGLSRLDTVNISVASATQRAGRAGRLAPGICYRLWTEASHNSLLPFAPPEIRVADLSGLALELALWGVPDPGQLAWLDPPPAGALKAARELLVELGALDDKGRVTEEGRRLARFPVEVRLARLLLTGEKLGVWPLACDLAALLSERDLLASTPGAAMASDSDLLDRLEVLARWREHPHAEDTERRGVAAVERTARQLRRLGPQQDRVEAPDLETVGRLLIAAFPDRIACERQEGSGRYLLANGQGVRLSPRSRVHGQRWLVAVEVTSGNQGEGEIHLASALPGEIIEADFRARLPWQRRVEWDARQQRVQAVEEQRLGALVLGSRPIKASEEEMAGAVLAGVRQLGLECLSWSDADRQLAARVRLLARVFPEENWPAMDEESLLESLESWLAPWLGRVRTRAELARVDVGAALAGLLDWPRRQRLEQLAPTHLLVPSGSRLAIDYVAGDQPVLAVKLQELFGLAETPRLAGKRVPLLLHLLSPARRPIQVTTDLKNFWDSVYPEVKKELKGRYPKHPWPDDPWTAAPTRHTRRR from the coding sequence ATGTCCACTTCCCTGCCCGTCGACAGTCTGCTGCCTGACCTGCGCCGTGCCCTGCGTGATGCCGGCGCCGTGGTGCTGCAGGCCCCCCCCGGCGCCGGCAAGACGACGCGTGTGCCGCCGGCTTTGCTCGACGAGCCCTGGTTGCAGGGGCGCCGCATCCTCATGCTGGAACCGCGGCGGCTGGCGGCGACGAACGCCGCCCGCTACATGGCCTCCCGTCAGGGGGAAGAGGTGGGGAAGACAGTGGGCTACACCATTCGGTTTGATCGCAAGGTCACGGCGCAGACCCGCATCGAGGTGGTCACCGAGGGCATTCTGACCCGCCGGCTGCAGAGCGATCCCCTGCTGGAAGATGTGGGGCTGATCATCTTCGACGAATTCCACGAACGCAACCTTCATTCTGATCTGGCTCTGGCCTTATGCCGCGACGCCCAGATGGGATTGCGCGACGATCTCAAGATTCTGGTCATGTCCGCTACCCTCGACGCCGGTCCGGTGGCCGGGCTTCTGGGCGGGGCGCCGCTTCTCACGAGCGAGGGACGCAGTTATCCTGTCGATGTGCGTTATCTGCCGAGGACGCCTCAGGGAGCCGTGGCCGACTATACGGTGGCGGCCGTGCGGCGGGCGCTTAGCGAAACGGCCGGAGACGTCCTCGTCTTTCTGCCCGGGGCCAGGGAGATACGCCGCTGTCAGCAGCGGTTGCAGGCTGATGGCAGTCTGGCCGCCGTTGAAATCTGCCCCCTCTACGCGGGGCTCCCTTTTGCGGCCCAGGAAAAGGCCATCCTCCCCGGCAAGGGGCGGCGGGTGGTGCTGGCGACCAACATCGCCGAAACGAGCCTGACTATCGAGGGGGTCAGGGTCGTGGTGGACAGCGGTCTGGAGCGCCGCCCCCGCTTCGATGCGGCCGCCGGGCTTTCCCGCCTCGACACGGTGAATATTTCGGTGGCCAGCGCTACGCAACGGGCGGGACGGGCCGGCCGTCTGGCGCCGGGTATCTGTTACCGGCTGTGGACGGAAGCCTCCCACAACAGCCTGTTGCCCTTCGCGCCACCGGAAATCCGCGTGGCCGACCTTTCGGGCCTGGCTTTGGAGCTGGCTCTGTGGGGGGTGCCCGACCCCGGTCAGCTGGCCTGGCTGGATCCACCCCCCGCCGGGGCGCTCAAGGCGGCCCGCGAGCTGCTCGTGGAGCTGGGGGCGCTGGACGACAAAGGACGGGTGACGGAGGAAGGTAGACGCCTGGCCCGCTTCCCCGTCGAGGTGCGTCTGGCCCGACTGCTGCTGACCGGTGAGAAGCTGGGCGTCTGGCCGCTGGCCTGCGATCTGGCGGCGCTGCTCTCGGAACGCGACCTGTTGGCGTCGACCCCCGGCGCGGCCATGGCCAGCGACAGTGATCTCCTTGACCGCCTTGAGGTGTTGGCGCGCTGGCGGGAACATCCGCATGCTGAGGACACCGAGAGACGGGGCGTTGCCGCCGTTGAACGTACCGCCCGGCAGCTGCGCCGCTTGGGTCCACAACAAGACAGGGTAGAGGCGCCTGACCTGGAGACGGTGGGGCGTCTGCTGATCGCCGCTTTCCCCGACCGTATTGCCTGCGAACGGCAAGAGGGGAGCGGTCGTTATCTGCTGGCCAACGGCCAGGGCGTGCGCTTGTCGCCACGTAGCCGCGTGCACGGGCAGCGCTGGCTCGTGGCCGTGGAGGTGACGTCAGGAAATCAGGGGGAAGGGGAAATCCATCTGGCCAGCGCCCTGCCTGGGGAAATCATCGAGGCGGATTTCCGGGCCAGGTTGCCCTGGCAGCGGCGGGTAGAGTGGGATGCCCGCCAGCAGCGGGTTCAGGCCGTCGAGGAACAGCGTCTTGGCGCCCTGGTGCTGGGTTCACGGCCCATCAAGGCATCGGAGGAAGAAATGGCTGGGGCGGTACTGGCCGGGGTTCGCCAGCTGGGGCTGGAATGTCTGTCCTGGTCGGATGCCGACCGGCAGCTCGCGGCTCGTGTTCGCTTGCTGGCGCGGGTGTTTCCGGAAGAAAATTGGCCCGCCATGGACGAAGAGAGCCTGCTCGAATCCCTGGAGAGCTGGCTGGCTCCCTGGCTGGGGAGGGTTCGAACCCGGGCCGAGCTGGCCCGGGTCGATGTAGGGGCGGCTTTGGCAGGTCTGCTGGACTGGCCACGGCGCCAGCGTCTGGAGCAGCTGGCGCCCACTCACCTTCTGGTGCCGAGCGGGTCGCGGTTGGCTATTGATTATGTCGCCGGCGACCAGCCCGTGCTTGCCGTTAAACTGCAGGAACTTTTCGGACTGGCGGAAACGCCTCGCCTTGCCGGCAAGCGGGTGCCTCTGCTGCTTCACCTGCTGTCACCGGCCAGGCGACCGATTCAGGTAACTACCGATTTGAAAAATTTCTGGGACAGCGTCTATCCCGAGGTCAAAAAAGAGCTCAAGGGACGCTATCCCAAACATCCCTGGCCCGATGATCCCTGGACGGCCGCTCCGACCCGCCATACCCGCCGGCGCTGA
- a CDS encoding ACP phosphodiesterase translates to MNYLFHLYLSDPEPPCLLGNLMGDFVKGRLDDRYPPAIRHGLHQHRQLDSFAHNHPAFRRSKIRLHHDYGHCRGILVDIFYDHFLAQHWSEFSPIPLEDFAASIYHLLRIHHDQLAEGLQRIAPRMIEHNWLVSYREPAVIGRVLERVSQRLKRPLPMAQAMRDLEEHREELEEDFREFLADARCCFAQKGTCHRW, encoded by the coding sequence GTGAACTATCTTTTTCACCTTTACCTGTCCGACCCCGAGCCCCCTTGCCTGCTCGGCAACCTCATGGGGGACTTCGTCAAAGGTCGCCTGGACGACCGCTATCCCCCCGCCATCCGGCACGGCCTGCACCAGCACCGCCAGCTCGACAGCTTCGCCCACAACCACCCCGCCTTTCGCCGCAGCAAAATCCGCCTGCACCATGACTACGGCCACTGCCGCGGCATTCTGGTCGACATTTTTTACGATCACTTCCTCGCCCAACACTGGAGCGAATTTTCCCCCATCCCCCTCGAAGACTTTGCCGCCAGCATCTACCATCTGCTGCGCATCCACCACGACCAGCTCGCCGAAGGACTGCAGCGCATCGCACCTCGGATGATCGAACACAACTGGCTGGTATCCTATCGGGAGCCCGCAGTGATAGGCCGCGTACTCGAAAGAGTGTCCCAGCGCCTTAAACGACCACTGCCCATGGCGCAGGCCATGCGTGACCTGGAAGAACACCGGGAGGAGCTGGAAGAAGATTTCCGGGAATTTCTGGCCGACGCCCGCTGCTGCTTTGCGCAAAAAGGGACCTGCCATCGGTGGTAG
- a CDS encoding tetratricopeptide repeat protein, with translation MDKGNDQTRPATKSHQHRKVVELTRTGHQLAKAHKWHQAKEAFAQALEMEPENAYALTGMGDACRSLGAMEESIPYYQKVLKADGKNLFALRGLGDALRELKQFPEAVVLWQTYLRLRPNDIFVITRIADGLKMMGHFGDSEKHYQQAFKLNPRDHYTLMGIADLYHKQGHETKAIEYYEKVLARRPELINILTIVGNLYWKRFDFEKAKDFYAKAVEIDSHNPYALYGLGNYYRWKREYRTAIATWERILEKHEGTVNMLSRLGDAYRNLGEFDRAEKTYLGILRNGFDKYAQIGLAKLRFLQGELDEALDLYRGFHSHEGDNPKIIAEVSALLLQEQCVDGARRFYRLILDEISHGSESRQLAQDNLKGLPVAN, from the coding sequence ATGGATAAAGGCAACGATCAGACCCGCCCCGCCACCAAAAGCCATCAGCACCGCAAGGTCGTTGAACTCACCCGCACAGGTCACCAACTGGCCAAGGCCCACAAATGGCACCAGGCCAAAGAGGCCTTTGCCCAGGCCCTTGAAATGGAACCGGAAAACGCCTACGCCCTCACCGGCATGGGCGATGCCTGCCGCAGCCTGGGTGCCATGGAAGAATCGATCCCCTACTACCAGAAGGTGCTCAAGGCCGACGGCAAAAACCTCTTCGCCCTGAGGGGTTTAGGGGATGCCCTGCGCGAACTCAAGCAGTTCCCGGAAGCCGTGGTCCTCTGGCAGACCTACCTGCGCCTGCGCCCCAACGACATCTTCGTCATCACCCGCATCGCCGACGGTCTCAAGATGATGGGTCACTTCGGCGACTCGGAAAAACACTACCAGCAGGCCTTCAAGCTCAATCCGCGCGACCACTACACTCTCATGGGCATCGCCGACCTCTACCACAAACAGGGGCACGAAACCAAAGCTATCGAATACTATGAAAAGGTGCTGGCGCGCCGCCCCGAGCTTATCAATATCCTCACCATCGTCGGCAACCTTTACTGGAAACGCTTCGACTTCGAAAAGGCCAAGGACTTCTACGCCAAGGCCGTCGAAATCGACAGTCACAACCCCTACGCCCTCTACGGTCTTGGCAACTACTACCGCTGGAAACGCGAATACCGCACGGCCATCGCCACCTGGGAACGCATCCTCGAAAAACATGAGGGCACGGTCAACATGCTCTCACGCCTGGGAGACGCCTACCGCAACCTCGGTGAATTCGACCGGGCCGAAAAGACCTACCTCGGCATCCTCAGGAACGGTTTCGACAAATACGCCCAGATCGGGCTGGCCAAGCTGCGCTTTCTGCAGGGCGAGCTGGATGAAGCCCTTGACCTGTACCGGGGCTTTCACTCCCACGAAGGGGACAATCCCAAGATCATCGCCGAAGTCAGCGCCCTGCTGTTGCAGGAGCAGTGTGTCGATGGCGCCCGCCGTTTTTATCGGCTTATTCTCGACGAAATTTCCCACGGCAGCGAATCGCGTCAGCTCGCGCAAGACAACCTGAAAGGGCTGCCCGTCGCCAATTGA
- a CDS encoding aminotransferase gives MKFPLSPDIRQVHFPPISEVKSWIAGRHFPAERPLVDLCQAVPDYPPAPELIDYLAGCLADPLTSRYTPDEGLPEVRQAICAWYERLYGAALQPSDLCLSIGASQAFWLAMVTLCRAGDEVIVQTPYYFDHAMALDILGLKAVYTPFDEADAGLPDVDLIASLITPRTRAIVLVTPSNPTGAVTPPATLVRLFELARERGLALVLDETYHAFLPGGACPHDLFSRPHWGENLVHIASFGKTFALTGYRAGMLVASEEFIHHALKAQDTMAVCQPRLTQLAVGYGVAHLDTWVAANRDMMQRRHDLFRAEFLQPGNPFKLVASGGFFAWVRHPWPGQSGRQVARRLADEANLICLPGEVFGPGLENYLRLAFGNIHEDRIAEAVCRFRDFPV, from the coding sequence GTGAAATTTCCCCTGTCACCCGATATCCGGCAAGTTCACTTTCCCCCCATCTCCGAGGTCAAATCCTGGATTGCCGGGCGCCATTTCCCCGCTGAGCGGCCCCTGGTCGACCTCTGCCAGGCCGTCCCCGATTATCCGCCGGCCCCGGAATTGATCGATTATCTGGCCGGCTGTCTGGCTGATCCACTGACTTCGCGCTACACCCCCGATGAAGGGCTGCCCGAGGTAAGGCAGGCAATCTGCGCCTGGTATGAGCGCCTGTATGGGGCGGCACTGCAGCCGAGCGACCTCTGCCTGAGCATCGGCGCCAGTCAGGCTTTCTGGCTGGCCATGGTGACGCTCTGCCGGGCCGGCGATGAGGTGATTGTGCAGACGCCTTATTATTTCGATCACGCCATGGCTCTGGATATCCTCGGCCTGAAGGCGGTCTATACCCCCTTTGACGAGGCGGATGCGGGCCTGCCCGATGTGGACCTTATCGCGTCACTTATCACGCCGCGCACTCGGGCCATTGTGCTGGTGACGCCGAGCAATCCCACGGGGGCGGTGACGCCGCCCGCGACGCTGGTAAGGTTGTTTGAGCTGGCCCGCGAGCGCGGCCTCGCCCTGGTGCTGGACGAAACCTACCACGCCTTTCTGCCCGGCGGCGCCTGCCCGCACGACCTGTTCAGTCGGCCCCATTGGGGTGAAAACCTGGTGCACATCGCCTCCTTCGGCAAAACCTTTGCCCTGACCGGCTACCGGGCCGGCATGCTGGTTGCCTCGGAAGAGTTCATTCATCACGCCCTCAAGGCGCAGGACACCATGGCGGTCTGTCAGCCCCGCCTGACCCAGCTGGCTGTGGGCTACGGTGTGGCGCATCTCGACACCTGGGTGGCGGCCAATCGCGACATGATGCAGCGCCGCCATGACCTCTTTCGCGCCGAATTCCTGCAGCCCGGCAACCCCTTCAAGCTGGTGGCCAGTGGCGGCTTTTTCGCCTGGGTTCGCCACCCCTGGCCGGGACAGAGCGGGCGGCAGGTGGCCAGGCGTCTGGCCGACGAGGCCAATCTCATCTGTCTGCCGGGAGAAGTGTTCGGTCCCGGTCTGGAGAATTACCTGCGTCTGGCCTTCGGCAACATCCACGAAGACCGTATCGCCGAAGCGGTGTGCCGTTTCCGCGACTTTCCTGTCTGA